Sequence from the Pan paniscus chromosome 4, NHGRI_mPanPan1-v2.0_pri, whole genome shotgun sequence genome:
GAGTGCTTGGCTCACAGCCTGGGCCCTCCTGCCGGCCTTACTTGGGACCTGCTGCATGTGAACTGTGTTGTCAGGTAACACACAGGGAGGATCAGAGAAACGGGAGAGGGGGAAAGAGAGCCTAGAGCCTCCTCCACAGCCCCAGTCTCCACAGGTTTTCTCCTCATTCCTGGACTGATTTGATTTGGATTCAAATCTGCCTGTACTCGGACTCCTTCCTGGCCAAATGCCTGGAGCTGGGCCCTTTGCTGCAAGCACCCCTTAAAGAAGTGGGCATGGTTGGGGAATGGAGGGCATTTCCTCTGGAAAGAAAAGGCAGAGGAACCAGTAATGGCCCAGGAGTGCTGATATCCTTACTGGGGTGCACATTTTTGTGAAATGAGCCCCCTTGCCAAATAGAACTCTAAAGTTCCTTCAATTCACATGcctagagaagaaaataatcaaaCTCTTCTGTCAGGGATCACCTGGCTCCCCACATCCCCTCACTTAGGATGTTTTATTCCCACTGGAGCATGTGATTGGAAAACAAAGGTAAATAGGAGCAATTGATTCCCggatctttttttcccccagcaggATTAAAGCTGCCTCAGCCATAAAGAGTTTACAAACTCTAAAGAAAGATAATAACTTCCCTTCTCACGGCCCGGTCATGGGGAGGCAATGCATGTTTCCAATCAGCTGAGAATGTAACTCAAATGGTaggttttatttcactttaatcCGTCTGTGAGTTCACGTTAAAGGTAAGAGGAATCACAGCCCTGCAATTCAAATAGGGTTCATTAAATTCGGCATCTCCTCTTAACTGGGCTGGGTTGTTTACTCCTCCCACAGTCTTGGATGGGTTTTGAGGGTCTGGTGCGGTGTCCGGCGAACTGCTGCAATGCAGGTGAGGCTGCCACCATGAGGGAAGCTGGAGGGAGGACCTGTTAACCTCATGGTACTGTGGCGACATCAGCCACCGCTACCTGTCACGGGGTGGATGCtgaggaagagaaaacagagcagagCTGGAGAAGTTCGTACAGTAGATACAGTGGAAGACAGGTGGCCCAGCTGGCAGCCCACTGCAGGGGTGGTGGAGGTCGCAATGCGCTGTCCCCACCACATGGAGCTTGCTTGCCTCCGCACCTCTTTGCTGGCTGCAGCCTTGCTGCTCAGTGGGCGGTTGTGGAAAGAATCGGTTCTCAGTTCCCATCCTAGCTCTGTTATTTAGACACCAGGAGACCTGGAAACAGCCCCTTGACAAAGTCTTGCTCCACACGTTTCTGTAGTGACCGTCCATTTGAACGGATAGGGAAATATTCCCTCAGTGTCCTGCTGTGAAACTGTTAAAGCCACCAATCCTATGAAACTCACTCCTTTGGGTTAAGCATCACCTTCTCAGTCCTTTCCTGTGTGGATGGAGTGTTGGCACAGTGAGGCGGGTGTTGCAAGTGGACGCGTCGGGGGTGGTCTGCACTGGCTGGCCTGCATAGCCCAGGTGTGGAGAGAGGGGTCAGACTAGAACCTATGGAGACTTGGTGGGCAACAGGCCTGGGCTCAGTCCAGCCAGCCCAACCTCTGATTGCTATCCTCAGAGCCCCTCCAGGGTCTCCTTGGCAGGGGCTGTCCCCTATGAGCCTCTGCAGGGGACAGGAAGTGCTGACTGAGAACTGTCTCTCTGTGACATGCACCCTGTCAAATCCATAAACCTTCCTCAGCAGTCACCACACAGAATCCCAAAACCCCAGGGTTTTGCTTGAGTTAGAGCTACAAAGTCTCAAGGACTAGAAGGAAGCACCAGCCTTGTTCTGCCCCAGCTAGAGGGTCTGCGCTGCCCCAGCCAGAGGGTCTGTGCTGTCCCTGCTGAGGCCTACAGGAGGCAGAGACATTCACCTCCACTTCCTGTCTGCCCATGGCTTCGCGGCCTTCTCACCCCAGCTGGACAACTGGCTTCCCACCACTATGGGCCTCGCACTGCCCATGCCGGGCCTGAGGGGCCTGGCTGAGACTTTAGTATCCAAGGGGACTGCTGCCTTGACCACCAGAACCCCTGCTGTCTGTGCATCTGTCCTCTGTTCAGCTCTGCGAAGGCCACCGGGAACACAAGAGCCAACAACCCATGGCCGTTGTCTGCAAGGAACTTGAGTTCTCACCGGGCAGACAGGCACGGAGTGAGTGCGCCACCATGGGCCTCCCTTCCTCCAGGTTGCATCCAGGACTATGCTGTCTAGCGTGTCTGCTGTGACTTCCTCATGGCAGAGCCCCACACTGTGGCTGTTTATGGAGCATTTGCAAGTCTCCCTCGAGGGGAGCCCGTGTCTCTCACGGACAGCTTGGCAAGATTCACATTCTTGGAAAAGCAGAGGAATGTGAGGGTTAAAATACCTTAAAGGGCAAGGAGATGATTTCTAGATTTCCAGACAATGTCTCAGAATTGTAGTGCTCTGGGGTATGCCTGAATGTAACCAATGTAGCTCCTTTTGTGCCTGAGTGTAGACTGGGTCCATGTGCCTACATGCATTCAGCTCCTCCCACCAAACTGGACAGTGATAGCTAACCCTGTTGACCCTTATGTCTGGGTGCCTTAAATTTGTGATGCCTCAAACTGACCTTCACGATGACTCTAAGGAGGTAAGTACTGTGATCTTTCCCATTTTCTACaagaagaaactgtggcacagagAGATTCAGTTACTTGTCCAGGATCACAGAACTATAGTAAGTGGGGGTGGGGACAAGAATTCTAACCCAGGCAGCAGTCTGACCAGAGGGCCCTAGCTGGGAGCAGCGTTCATGTGCACTGTATGTTCGTGTttagtgtgtgtctgtgcatacttgcgtgtgtgcacacgcacacatgttCACTCAGGCACGTGGGCTGCCCTGTGGTGGGAGCTGAGAGAATGCAGTGGAGGTTGTTGGGAGGAACTCACCCGCCTGCTCTGGCTGTCTGAGCAGGTGAGGGATAGTGATATCAAGTGCGAAGACCAGGCCCTGAAGCCAGCCTGACGGTTCCAGCTGTTAGGAGAAAGTGAAGGTGGGTGCCATGGATCTGATGATTTCAGTGATTTTCTTCTAGTCAAGAAAAATGaagtctcggatgggcagagctTAACTGCCTTAAAAACTTGGTACAAGTTTAAGGGCAAGGTGTGAGTTTCCCGGGGAGACTGTGTGAACTGTGAACGGGTAGAGTCTGAAACTACAAACCAGATGTTTCCTGGCTCCCTCCCGCCTGGTCTGGCCTGTCTTCCTTCAGCTGCTATGCAGTTCATCCTGGGTCCCTGAGGGCCTCGCAGATGCTTCACTCGAAAGATCGGAGTTGCAGAGTCCCCTGTGGAGGAATTGAACTGCCCCCTCTCGCAGGACCCCAGCTGGCAAGGGTTTGTTCCTCCCTGGAGGGGAGAGACCCTCACTGAGGCCCTGGAGAGGGGCACTCAGGGCCAGCAGCTCATTCCCAATGTTCTCTGGTGGAGCTGGGGAGTGGCACCCTGGGGACTCTGGGGTTTCCCCACCAGCTCCTCTCTCCAGTCTTTGGTGTCCAGGTACAGTCTCCAGGCCGTGGCTTCTCGAGTTCTGTATGTGGGTTGCTGCTCCGTAATGCATAGTTGGGGGACCATTTTGGTCAGTGACAGATCACTGCTGCTTTTCATCAGACCAAAATACATGTGGCTTCTTCTCCTTGCCAGCCCTACCAGGGCATCTCCCATTATACTAACCCTGCCTATTGGACCTTCTGATGCAAGGAGCAGATTAAAATCCCCTCCCTGTTGCCTACCAGGTCTGTGGCTACAACTAAATCCCTAGTTGGGGAATCACAGAGCACAGGTAAGCCCTTGGGTTCTGGAGCCAGCTTACTGGGGTTTGAGTCTTCCTTAGCTCCGTGTGGATGGTGAGCCCTCCTCTCTCAGGTCTCATGATAGTAGCTAACCCTTATTAagtgtgtgctgggcactgaCTGAATGCTTTACAGGTGTCACCTTCTAAGACCCTCATAACTCTAGCAGGTAGTACTATTATCTTACCCATTTTCCAGAGGGAGAAATAGAGGCAAGAGCAGACTAAATCACTTGCCCAAATCACATAGCTACTGATGGTGTGATGTTGGGCAAGATATGTAACCTttccaagtctcagtttccttatctgtaaagtgcaGTTAATACACACAGCACCTAGCAGAGTGCTAagcacatggtaggcactcaacAGGCAAGGCCACTTAACAAGAGAATGTGAGCCCagctggaggagagagaaaaatacaatGACTATAGCACTAATCATAGTAGTGATCAAATAAGTAATGCACTCCTGAATGCTTGACTTTCCTGAGTGCAAGGTAAACTCCCTGAGGGAGTTTGCCTTATTCACTTCTGGTTCAGTTCCGTGGCTTTGCACAGATCTGGCACAAGGTGGGTGCTTGGTGaaggtttgctgaatgaatgaggaaCTGCTTTGGGGGTCCCAAGGGGTCATTCACAGCATCAGACAGCCCCTTCCTAGCAGCCCTGCTCTCCCTGCCTTGTGGCTGTGATCTGAGTGTTTTTGCTTCATCCCTATTAGAGAGGAAGCTTCCCACACCAGGGCAAGCCTGGGTCTTGCCCACCTCTGTTTTCCTGATGGAGAAGATGCTCAGGGCCTGTGAGTGAAGTTGGACCTCCTTGTAGCTTGCCCTGGGTGCAAAACGATCATCCTTTTGGGCAGAAAACAGAAATTGTTGACAGCTACAGACCCAGAGATTTGAGTCAGCCAGGGGAACAGGGCTGTGCCCTTGGTGCCTCAGATTCCCTGGAGAGTGGGGTCTGGGATCATGGTGACCATGTAGATCCCTCCCTGCATCACACTAGTGAACGTTGTTTCTAAACCACACTCTCCCCTTCTCAGCATGGCGTGGCAAATAGCTGCTCCCCTTGTTCACCGAGAAAATCCTCCCGCCCTTGGCGTACCTGGCTCCTAACGAGTCCCTTATTTGGAAGGAATTCCCCCACCCCCATTGGTGTGTGACTCACCCTGAGCGAAATAACTGCTGGGCTGAGTTCTTACACaaacccccaccccatcccctcaTTCCCTAAAGACCTTGCCCTCAAGTCAACCAAGGCCTTGATCCAGAAGGGACAGAGAATGCGGAGTGTGAGGATGAGGATGATAATGGGGACAATGAATTTCCAGGCAGGCCCAGCTCCCAGCTCCCATCTTCAGGAAACCCTGAGCCCTGCCTGCATCCTTTCCAGAAATGTGAGTCCCACCTTTCCAATTTCCTCTTACACCTCGTCTATATTTCCCACCCCCACGTCTGCATGACAGCGTGGCGTGCATGTGGCCCATCTGGGGATCAGGGAATCCTATTGGGTGTGCCAGCTTAATGAAATACTTGCAGTTTATTACACTCAGGCTTCCCTAAGCCCCGCGTGCCTGTGGGTATTTGAAAGCTGAAGGTAACCCCAAGCTACCACAAATGTAATTGTTACATGTGTCCACGCATTCCTggtgcaacctcaaactcctgctcTTAAGCAGCACACAAAATGAACCACATAAAGTAACTGCTAGTCAGACAAGAGGGAGAAATGTGTGGAAATGCTGAGAGAGGCTCCCCAGAACCCCtcagggcctctaaaagtatatGATGTTCCCATTACATTGCATAGCTCTGGCCACAGAGGGTGCTTCTCCACCCTGGGCTATTTGTTCGGTGTTTGCAGAATTGGTTCATTATGAGTAAGGCAGCCAGTGGGTTTTGCTTGTCAACCTTGCATGATACAGCTCAAGTATTTGAAATCCTGTTTCATCTAGCAAAGGCTTGCTCTAGTGGCAGGGCTAGCAGAGTGCACTGTCTGGGGGTTCCCTCTGGAGCTGTATTTCTGTTCCTCCTCCAGGTCTTGGCTGGAGAGGGCTGTCCCAAGTCTGGGAAGGGCCGTGGAGAAACCCCAGGCAACCTGGATCTGCTACCCTGAACCAGGGGGAGGCTGCTCCTGGGAGATGCCTTCCCATTCATCAGTTTCCTCAGCCTCAGGTCTGTAAATCAGGGGTGAAGGGCTGACATGGAAATAGCAGACAAAAGCCTCCAGGGATGTGCCTTCTTCTACGCGAACCAGCATCTGGATGCCTGAGAAGGAGACCCTGTTGACGGTGCTCAGGGGGACCTGCTCCAGGTACCTCAGCGTCAGCCCATTGACCCACACACAGCCCTTGCGGCTCAGGGCCTTGAGGCAGAAGGCCAGCAGGGCACTGCCTTTCTCCAGGTAGGGCTCCAGGGACAGGTGACGGCGGGAGAGGTGAGGGAGCTGCAGCTGGAGGTGGGCGTCCTGCCCCCGTCCGAGAAGCAGAGGGCTGGTATCATGCTGCAGCCGTGGTGGGACATTGGCAAAGGCAGATGGGCCCAGCGTGGGATGGTACAGGCTGACTCGCAGGACGGTGAGGGGCTTCTCCATGGAAGAAGTCCTGGGAAGATGGAACATGGACACACAGGCTCAGCTTCAGTCAGAGACGTCTGTGGCTCCCTGAGCCCAGACACACTTGCCCACCTCAGGGGCCCTGTGCCTGTTCATACAATCACTCTGCCCAAGCCAGGATGGAGCCAAGGCTGGAATTGGTGTGGAAGGCCATGAGCTTAGTCTCTCCCATACTCTGAATAGAACATGCCACCCACTCTCTCTGACTTTTGGATTTCTGTAGTATAGATATATCTGTCCTTGTCTATGCAAGGGATAAGGCATGCTGGCTTGCAGGGTGGGGATTTGGTAATCTTTTGGTTATTTGGAGACAATTTGGCCCTGCTTCTTGGAAAGGAAAGGGTAGACAGACTGGCTACATCTTCCTTGTATCTGACAGTCACACAACAAACCCTTGCTGAGTTCTCCTTTGAGCCAAGCAGGGAACCAGCTGCTGGGGAGAAGCAGATTCAACAACGAACCGAGCCCTGACTCTTGGGAGCACCCACTGGTGGAGGAGAGAGGTGTTTCTAGCATCAGGATGTGTGGAAGGACACAGAAGGAGGATGCTTAGCCTAGTCCTGGCCACCAGAAAGGCTGCCTAGAAACCCTGGTGAAGAGTAAACAGCTAGCACATTCTGAGGGGTTACTATGGGCACTTGCTGGAAGGCCACTCACAATGGCCAGCTTTGCTCCTGCATGGGTTTGAGGAACACAAACTCTGCTATGTCCACCAGCGCCCTGTGGCCCAGGACCTGCCATCATCTTCAACAGGAACCAAGGGTTGAGTGGATTTGAATAACTAATTATACATTCTCTGGGTACCAGGCTTTTGCTCACATTATTTCTCTCCTAAGAATGCATCTTCCATCCCAAACTCTGTGTCCAAATACTGCCTACGGTTCAAGGCCCTGTTCAAGTGTTACCTCTCCTGTGAAGCTCCCTTCCCTGGGGAAGGTGACCTTTCGCTGCCTTCTGACTCCCACAACAGGGAGAATCCCCCAGGACACCTGGCCAACCTTACTCTCCATTCATTCCATCTTTGCATTTCATGCCCAAGTTCTGTGGGCCCTTGTCCTGTCTTCCCTGAGCTCCTCTCTTCCTgcccctgaggcctcccaagggCTGGGTATGGTCTGGGCTGTGGTTCTTGCTGCCCCATGTCCCACTGCCCCATACAAATAGGGCCTGGCCACCATAAATGTCCAGGGGCACATTTGCCAAGTGGCTAAATGAGaagcccacacacacacatggtgaAATCACCCAGAGAGAccacaaatgggatcatatctcAAAGGCTGTGGGACAGTGAGCCTGTTGCAGGTGGCTTGAATTCAATGTCCCTCCAGGTCTTGAACCTGCTGCCCCTCCTGCCTTTTAGATGCAGTAGGTTAATGGCTGGGACCTTTTAGTCTGATAGTGAGGGCACCCTTTCAGTATCAGAGGCCTGAGGGCACCCCCTTTCCCCTaaggcacagacacacatatgccTCTACCCACACCCCATCTGGCCATAGTCTGCagaaagcctttcttttttttcttttttctttttttttttgagatggagtctcgcactgtcacccaggctggagtatagcggcatgatcttggctcatggtagcctctgtcttccaggttcaagggattctcctgcctcagcctcctcagtagctgggattacaggtgcccgccaccatgcccagctaatttttgtattttcagtagagacggggtttcgccatgttggccaggctggtctcgaactcctgaccttaggtgatctgcccacctcggccttccaaagtgctgggattacaggcgtaagccaccacgcccagccagaaagcCTTTTCTTGAGGTATGCGTTACAGGCTGAGCCCAGGACAGGTGGGCTGGGCAACCCATGCTGTCAGGCCTGGCTAGAAACTCAAGAGTTCAATCCCAGAAACTAATATCACGGCACAGAGACCCTGAAAGAATCCCTCAGGAAGAAAGATTCACTGTTGCTGTGTGGCCTTACTCTCTGCTCCATCCAGAGCTAACAGAAATCTCCCACCAAAGAGGAGCCCGTCCACGACAGGCTGTCCTGTGTCTTTTGGATCCCAGGTGTTCTGGGGAAACAGAAACCCAGCCCTACAAATCCAGCCTTTGGGATGGGGCAGGAGGAAGACACTCCAGAATGTGTGTCTCAGGGgagccctcctcccagccccaccaGGCCCTCCCTTCTCCCCATGGGTTCAAGCCCCTCTGGCTTCTACTTACCTTATTGCCAGGGCACATCTGGCTCTAGTCCTGCAGCTGTGAGCTCTTGAGAGGGAGTAGGCTGGTTTGGGTAGGGCTGGGAGGGCTCTTATGGCTGCAGTTCAGGAACGTGGCAGAACATACTTCAGTTTTGTTGcattcttcctttttccctttaggaaagaaaatagaagtgTAATTTTTCATTGCAGAAGTGCAATTCCACTGCTGAGAGTTTGAGAAACCCCAGCGTGGGGCCCCTTCTGAGACAGATGGCCTGCCTTCCTGGGTTTCAGTTCTGCCAGCCTCTCCTACCCCACCCCCAGGGACCTTAGGACCTGCACCCAGGGTATCTGCAAAGTTCCTCTCCACCTGCCAGTAGGATGGGGTCAAAGCAGCCCAGGCATGTTAGAAAAAAAGAGCTTTTTGGGACAGAGGGCTATGGGACAGGAGAGTCCCCTGAGTGTGGGAGAATGAGGAGAGCGTTCTGGCTGGATAGAGGTTGGCCAAGGAAACTGTAGGCAACATGGCACTTCCCTGAGGGTCTCAggagagggcagggcctggggatggggaggatggagagggCAGTAAATGGCCACTCATAGAACATGGTCTCTCCTGCAGAACAGTGAGAAGGTGGTCTCTCATGCCCACTCCCCATCGCCCGAGCTCTGCCTATTTGCATGCAGTTTGGAAGGGGTGAAGATGGTCGCTTGTCCAGCACTGCGGGCTCTGGCTGCCCTGGAATGTGAAGGTACTAACCCTTCACGTAGCCCAGCATTTCGTAGTCCACCAGTGTGTTCAAGTCACCTGCGTTATctcctaggagttttatagttctatacgtacattttaatttttatgacatGTGTAAGGTttgtgtctagatttttttttttttttggcttatagATGTTcagttgtctcagcaccattttccgaaatgaccatttttttttccttcagtgtttTCTCTttactcctttgtcaaagattggTTGACTGTATTCATGTGGGTTTAGTTCTGGGCTCTCTACTTTGtatcattgatctatttgtctattttttcaccAATACCTTACTGTCTTGATTGCTGCAGCTCTGTAGTAAGTCTTAAAGTTGGGTACTGCCAGTCCTTCAATTCTGTTCTTCTCTTTCAATTTTGTCTTGGCTCTTTTGAGTTGTCTGTCTATATAAAtgttagaatcagtttgttaatAGCCACAAAATAACTCGCTGGGATTTTGATGAGACTTCATCAAATCTATCAATAAAGGAGGGAAGAACTGACATCCTGACAGTATTGAatcttcctattcatgaacatgggatatctctCTATTTGTTCAGTTCCTTGATTTCCTTCATCATAGTTTCATGGgtttcctcatatagatcttgtacatgttttgttagatttatacagaaatatttcttttttgaatattAATGGAAATGgcattgtgttttttatttcaaattccacttgttcattgctggcATATAGGAAAGTAATTGATTTTAtgtattaatcttgtatcctgcaatcgTCCTTTAATCACTTACTAGTTCCAGGAGCTTTTTTGTCAATTCCTTTGGATTTTCTACATGGACAATTacgtcatctgcaaataaagacagtttttttcttccttcccaatatgtatacttttttttcctttttaatcttaCTTCATTGGTTAAAACTTTTTGGTTAAACGATGTTGAAAAAGAATAGTGAGAGGAAATGtccttgtcttgctcctgatcttagtgggaaaATTTCTGGTTTCTTATCAgtaagtatgatgttaactgcAGGATTTTTGCAAATGTTCTTTTTCAAATTGAGgatgttttcatttattcctgGTTTGTTGAAGATATTTTGCTCTAAAGTAACCGCCAACCTAGAATTCCATGCCCAGATAAAGaatccttcaaaaataaagatgacaTAAAGTCATTTTCACACAAAAACTGAAGAATTTGTCAACAGTACACCTACTCTAAAGTAAATTCTAGTgttcttcaggcagaagaaaagtaATCCCAAATGAAAGCATAGAAatgtagaagaaaatgaagagcaaTGGAAAtggatatattcatataaatcaAAGTGAATATTAACCatatgaaaaacaataataatgacattttatttttgaaacttattttagtttcaggggtacatgtgaaggtttgttacatatgtaaacttatgtcatgggggtttgttttacagattatttcatcacccaggtattaagccccgtACCCAATAGtaatcttttctgctcctctccctcctcccaccctccaccctcaagaagaccccagtgtctgtcgtttccttctttgtgttcatgagttctcatcatttagctcccacttataagtgagaacatgtagtgtttggttttctgttcctgtgttagtttgctaataggatgatgacattttaaaatgtatttagaatatatgtataattaaagTATATGACAACAATAACATCAAAAGTGGGAGGGgtaaaaatgtaattatagtGTCCCAAGGTCCTTGCACTGTCCAGGATGCAATAAAACTACAATTTAAGGTAGACACTAATAAGTCAAAGGTGCATGATATAATCTCTAGGATAATCagtaaaagaataataatgtCTTAGTGACAAGCTAATAGATGGGAAGTGGAGTAATACATTAGCAATGACAATGAAGGCTGAGAAGCCTTGGAAAGGCACAGTGGAACAGGGAGGACATCCAAGTAGGGAGGATGAGGACAGCCCCAGACCAGGCCTGCACCTGGGTTGGGTAAAATTGAAGGGGAGAAGAAGGGCTCCAGCACTGGCTCTTCCTGGGCAGATACTGACCCATTCCAGTAGCTCACCTCCTGCCTTCTTCTAGGCTGAGGCACTTGGGACCCTTCAGCATGGTGGCCTTGGAGGCTGTTTCCTCTAAGGGTCTCTGAGTCTGCTCTTCTCCGGGCGGTGggctgctactctggaggcctcACTGGTCACTCTTGGGCCTTTTCTGACCACCCTGAGATCCTCAGGGCCAGATGCTCAAATAACTGACCTGGAAGCTCAGCGAAGGGAAGTGACCAGCCAAGGTTACACAGCAAATCTGTAGCACAGCTGGGTGAGGACTTAGGTGAGCTGACTTCCAGTCCCCAGGCCTAGCCACAATACACCTCCATGGTCCAGATAGCTTGATAGCTGTGCCACATACTCCCTCTGGGTCATACTTGGGGCCAGTCATATGGGTCTGGAAACAAGTGTGGCTCCTGGTCCCTCGATAGCAAGCCAAGCAGAGAGGTGGGGGATCTGGGGGGAGGGCAGTGAGGGGGCAGGGCTAGCCCCCAGAACCACAAGATCTTTGGTGGCAGACCAAGCAAGACAGGTGACTGAAGCTCAGTGAAGTCCCCATCATGGTCTTTGCATCTCTCCAATTGCCTTTTCTTGTATCCTTCCCCCATCTCCTGTACCCTGGCTCTTCCTGGTACTGGGGAAGGGTGGGGAGCAAAGCTCAGATCACTGAGAAAATCCTCTCCTGACAATTCTTGGGGACTTGCTATGACTCCTTCTCTAGAAACCTATGGAAGGCAGTAGTAACCTAAAGGAGTAGTTCTAAGAGCATGCCAGACCTGCTGCTTGCTCTGTGCAGGAGAGAAGCCAAGTGCAGGCAAGGTAGCTAGAATGATCAAAAACTCGAATGGCCACTCCAAGGTGGGAGAGAAGCCATGTGTAGGCTAGGCAGCTAGACTTGATCCCAGGCCTCTTGCCGGCACCGCACCCCTACTCAGGGCAGTGATAGACAGATGAATGACCGAAAACCCAAATGGCTACATCAAGGCACTTCAAGGGCTGCAAAGGCACATAGATGGGGCTGAGCCTACTGTGCGAAGGTGGCTGGCCATGCTCCAGGGCCTTTCCTCTCATCAGTCTCCCTGGTCCAAAGACCACCTGGCCTGCTGAGCGTCCCTAAACCCTGGGCAAGGGCCTCATCTTCAGGGCTCCAGTCTGGGTAAGACCTCAGTGATCCCCAGTTATTTCTGCCCACCAGCAGAGTAAGGTAGTGGGCAGAAGCCTGGTAGGGAGCTTTGTCATCTCTAGatatgtgacctcaggcaagtcctATCTCTTCCCTGGGCCTATTTTCCTCCCACTGCCTTCTGTTGTAATCGTGAGTCATGAGGGGAGGGCTATGTCCGTGCTCACAGCCCTGGCGTGGGAGGGTGACTGGCCAGAGGACATGTGTTCATGGTGCCTGTGTCCTTCATAACTTGGGTCACAGCAGTTTCCAACAAGAAAGAGAACTGAAACAACCAGGGAATTCCCTGGCAAGGAGAAGTCCTGCCCAGTCTGCATCTTTCAGAAGCCAGGAGGAATGCCCCAGGTTTGTGGGTAGGAGTATGCATACACAGTGCTGGTTGTTGGCTTTCCGGAGGCAGATGGGAGCTGGAAGTCTCACGAAGGGAGAGTAAGAGCCCGAAGCGTAAGAGCTGGGGAAGTGCCGGTTTCACTCAGCCTGGCTCCCTTGGCTAGGACAGCCTCTGGTTGGGTGTTGGGCATCTGGTGTTGGGATCCTGGGGCATATTACATCAGTCAGCAAATGTCCCCCATCATGTGCTCAGGGAGGGCTCAGGGACAGAACAATTGCctccccaggcaacccctgaaaCTCCCACCTCCAGGGCTTTCTCCAACATCAGACCAGTGAGGCTTCTGCAGCCAGAAGGACTCAGGTCTGAGGCTTGGCTCCTACGTGTAACAACTCAAGCAAGTTGTGCAGCCTTTCTGCACCAGTTttctgctctgtaaaa
This genomic interval carries:
- the DCANP1 gene encoding LOW QUALITY PROTEIN: dendritic cell nuclear protein 1 (The sequence of the model RefSeq protein was modified relative to this genomic sequence to represent the inferred CDS: deleted 1 base in 1 codon; substituted 1 base at 1 genomic stop codon), with product MHYGAATHIQNSRSHGLETVPGHQRLERGAGGETPESPGCHSPAPPENIGNELLALSAPLQGLSEGLSPPGRNKPLPAGVLREGAVQFLHRGLCNSDLSSEASARPSGTQDELHSSXRKTGQTRREGARKHLVCSFRLYPFTVHTVSPGNSHLALKLYQVFKAVKLCPSETSFFLTRRKSLKSSDPWHPPSLSPNSWNRQAGFRAWSSHLISLSLTCSDSQSRRVSSSQQPPLHSLSSHHRAAHVPE
- the TIFAB gene encoding TRAF-interacting protein with FHA domain-containing protein B; its protein translation is MEKPLTVLRVSLYHPTLGPSAFANVPPRLQHDTSPLLLGRGQDAHLQLQLPHLSRRHLSLEPYLEKGSALLAFCLKALSRKGCVWVNGLTLRYLEQVPLSTVNRVSFSGIQMLVRVEEGTSLEAFVCYFHVSPSPLIYRPEAEETDEWEGISQEQPPPGSG